The proteins below are encoded in one region of Candidatus Methanomethylophilaceae archaeon:
- a CDS encoding ABC transporter ATP-binding protein — protein MRIRDRIRDEKPNDFGSAWKRIFQYMGRYRYAFYAAIGMSVVGTAISLAGPNMIRDITDLIKDGLGPGTPIDIDAIASIGASLLILYGISAALLLTQNLIMSTITQKTAGNLRDDISEKIDKVPLGFFDGSSSGDLMSRVTNDADSMGQAMNQSLGMMISSVTLFLGSLVMMFVTNVPMAITAVLSSLLGISMMIAIVKMSQKHFDMQQTNLGRMNGHVSETYSSHLIVKAFGGERSATDRFDGINDDLTHSSFFAMFISGTMMPITNFVGNFGYVMVCLVGAVLVIDGSATIGTIVAFMIYIRLFTQPLSQISQALTNMQSVAAGAERVFAFLDENELPKEESKRTRLDRAVGHVEFRDVHFSYVPGKEVIKGFSADIKPGQKVAIVGPTGAGKTTIVNLLMRFYDIGSGEILIDGIPVSEMSRSNVHEQFCMVLQNAWLFGDTVRNNIAFNREGVTLEQIREACAAAGIDRYIMSLPEGYDTVISESTELSAGQKQQLVIARALIDRSPMLIFDEATSSVDTRTEKVIQESLDRLSSGRTSFVIAHRLSTIRNSDMILVMKDGNIIEQGNHGSLMEQGGFYFRLYNSQFEEVDMS, from the coding sequence ATGAGGATCCGCGACAGAATCCGGGATGAGAAGCCGAACGATTTCGGTTCTGCCTGGAAGAGGATCTTCCAATACATGGGGAGATACAGATACGCTTTCTATGCCGCCATCGGGATGTCCGTCGTAGGCACCGCGATATCGCTTGCCGGGCCCAACATGATCCGGGACATAACCGATCTGATCAAGGACGGCCTGGGCCCCGGAACTCCGATCGACATCGATGCGATAGCGTCCATTGGCGCGAGCCTTCTGATACTGTATGGAATCAGCGCCGCTCTGCTTCTGACCCAGAACCTAATAATGTCGACCATCACCCAGAAAACGGCAGGGAACCTTCGCGACGACATCTCAGAGAAGATAGACAAGGTCCCGCTGGGATTCTTCGACGGATCCAGCTCGGGAGATCTGATGAGCCGCGTCACCAATGATGCGGACAGCATGGGACAGGCGATGAACCAGAGCCTCGGCATGATGATATCGTCGGTGACATTGTTCTTGGGGTCGCTGGTCATGATGTTCGTCACGAACGTCCCGATGGCGATCACAGCCGTCCTGTCGTCGCTTCTCGGCATCTCCATGATGATAGCCATCGTCAAAATGTCTCAGAAGCACTTCGATATGCAGCAGACGAACCTCGGCCGCATGAACGGCCATGTCAGCGAGACTTATTCGTCGCATCTGATCGTCAAAGCGTTCGGAGGCGAGAGGAGCGCGACCGATAGGTTCGACGGGATAAACGACGATCTCACCCACTCGTCCTTCTTCGCGATGTTTATATCGGGGACGATGATGCCGATCACCAATTTCGTCGGCAACTTCGGATACGTGATGGTCTGCCTCGTGGGCGCGGTGCTCGTCATCGACGGGAGCGCCACCATCGGCACCATAGTCGCGTTCATGATCTACATCCGCCTGTTCACCCAGCCTCTCTCCCAGATATCCCAGGCGCTCACCAATATGCAGTCGGTGGCGGCCGGAGCTGAGAGGGTCTTCGCATTCCTGGATGAGAATGAGCTCCCCAAGGAGGAAAGCAAGAGAACCCGCTTGGATCGCGCCGTCGGACACGTGGAATTCAGGGATGTCCATTTCAGCTACGTCCCGGGGAAGGAGGTCATCAAAGGCTTTTCCGCGGACATCAAGCCCGGGCAGAAAGTGGCCATCGTAGGTCCCACCGGAGCCGGCAAGACGACCATAGTCAACTTGCTGATGAGATTCTATGACATAGGCAGCGGCGAGATTCTCATCGATGGGATTCCGGTCAGCGAGATGTCCCGCTCCAACGTCCATGAGCAGTTCTGTATGGTGCTTCAGAACGCTTGGCTCTTCGGGGACACAGTCAGAAACAACATCGCTTTCAACAGGGAAGGCGTTACATTAGAACAGATCAGGGAAGCCTGCGCCGCGGCGGGGATCGACAGGTACATCATGTCTCTTCCCGAGGGATACGATACCGTCATCAGCGAATCCACTGAACTTTCCGCGGGCCAGAAGCAGCAGCTTGTGATAGCGAGGGCGCTTATAGACCGCTCTCCGATGCTAATTTTCGATGAGGCCACAAGCTCAGTCGATACCCGGACGGAGAAGGTGATACAGGAAAGCTTGGATCGCCTTTCAAGCGGCAGGACTTCGTTCGTCATCGCCCACCGCCTATCCACGATCAGGAATTCCGATATGATCCTGGTGATGAAGGACGGAAATATCATAGAGCAAGGGAACCACGGCAGCCTGATGGAGCAGGGCGGATTTTACTTCAGGCTATACAACAGCCAGTTCGAAGAGGTGGATATGAGTTAA